CTAAGAAACCGAAGAACGTCAATGGTCCGATCAATGCCGTCGACATTGACATCAGGAGTGAAATCAGGATCAAGAAGTAGATGACACTGCCGCGATGATTGACACCGAACGATGTCGCGACGTCTTTTCCAAGCGCGACGACGTTGAGTCGTCTAGCAGAGAAGTAGAGCAACAGACCGACGATAAGGACGACCGGAATGACGATCGGGAAGTAGGACGCGTCGGCATTCGTGACCGAACCGAATAATCGTGCTTGTAAGATATCGAACTCGGACGGCGCGAGCATCTTTCGCATGAATGACGACAGCGAGTTGAGACCAGTGCCGAGAATGATTCCGATGAGCAACATCAGCTGCAGGTTCGCGTATTTTCCGGATAAGAGCCATCCGTATAATAAGAGGCTCATCGCGAGCATGATCGCGACTTGTGTCAAAAAGGCGCTCGTGCCGGTAAAGCCGACGAGTGCTCCCGCACCGAAGAAGAAAATCATCGATGTCTGGATCGTCGAATAGAGAGCGTCAAAACCAAGCAAGGATGGTGTGATGATCCGGTTGCTCGTGACCGAATGAAAGGCGACGGTCGCAAGACTTTGGCAAATTGCTGCAATCGCCATCGTGATGACAGCGGTGATTCGGCGTTCGACAACCGGCCAAAAGGACGGAGAATCAAACGGAACCGGATTATTGTAGAGCAAGAGACCGATTGTACTGAGCACTCCGCCGCTGAGGAACAGGATGAGGAGAATCCAGTAGCGGCGCTCGAGTCGTTTCGACTGAAATGCAGACGCACGGCGATTGGTTTCACGTGTAACGTCCGGTTGATATTGTGTTTGTTCGTGTTGTCTAATCGCGGTACTCATCTGACACCTCCAGTCTTCCGTCGACGTAACAGAATGATGATGAAGACAGCTGCCCCGACCGTTCCGAGAATCAACGAGACCGGCAGTTCAAACGGACGGATGATCGTGCGCGAAATCAAATCACTGATTAGAATAGTTGCCATCCCGATCAGACAGACCCACGGTAGATTACTACGGAGATCGTCACCGCGAAACATCGAGACGATGTTTGGAACAATCAAGCCAAGGAACGGTAGGTTGCCAATGACGGTCGCGACGACACCGACCGATAAAGCGATCAATCCGGTCGCGATCAGCATCAGCCGATTGTAATTGACGCTGAGACTCGTCGCAATGTCTTCGCCGAGTCCGACGAGCGTCAAGCGACTCGCGAGAAAGAAGATACAGACTGTGACACCGATGATGATCCAGAGATATTCGTAGCGACCGATCTGGACGGACGCGAACGAGCCGACGAACCAGCCTTCGATCGCTTGGCTGGCACGGAAAAACAACCCGAGGAACGTCGATATCGCGGAGATGACGGCTCCGAGCATTAGACCGATGATCGGAACGATCAACGATGAACGTAACCGGACCGAACGGAGGAACCAGAAGAAGACCATCGTTCCGATGAACGCAAACACGATGGCACCGCTCATCCGCATCATTAACGACGGTGCGGGAACGAGCAAGTAAACGGCTAACAGTCCGAGTCCCGCCCATTCGATTGTTCCGGTCGTCGTCGGTTCGACGAGCCGGTTTTGCGTGATCAATTGCATGACGAGACCTGCCATCGCCATCGCAGCACCCGTCAGCATCAAGGCAAGTGTCCGTGGAACACGCGTGATCCAGAACATATCGAAATCGTTCGCTGCACTACGCAGTTCGTAGACGCCCGTGAAAAGGGACGCCGTTGCAAGCGCTAAAACCAGACATAAGGTGAAGACGAACGGTTTCGTCCAAACGACAGAAAAGGAAGGTCGAGCGGGTGGCTCGACTCTTCCATTCATTTGTTGCTGTGCGTGTGCCATTACTTCGCAAGTGCTTTCGCGATATCGTTGAAGAATTCCGAGTACGTCTGGATCGATTCATTCAAGTACGTATCTTTTGGTGCGTAGACGATATTGTCGTCTTTGATTGCTTTCGTTTTTTGCAGGGCAGGCGCGCGGTCGATGACGTCTTGCGCCGGCACGGCACCTTCAGCGTTTCCGAGTGGTGCGTCGCGGTCAAGGACGAGTAACCAGTCCGGGTTACTTTGAGCAATCGCTTCGACCGAGACTT
This region of Exiguobacterium acetylicum DSM 20416 genomic DNA includes:
- a CDS encoding ABC transporter permease, translated to MNGRVEPPARPSFSVVWTKPFVFTLCLVLALATASLFTGVYELRSAANDFDMFWITRVPRTLALMLTGAAMAMAGLVMQLITQNRLVEPTTTGTIEWAGLGLLAVYLLVPAPSLMMRMSGAIVFAFIGTMVFFWFLRSVRLRSSLIVPIIGLMLGAVISAISTFLGLFFRASQAIEGWFVGSFASVQIGRYEYLWIIIGVTVCIFFLASRLTLVGLGEDIATSLSVNYNRLMLIATGLIALSVGVVATVIGNLPFLGLIVPNIVSMFRGDDLRSNLPWVCLIGMATILISDLISRTIIRPFELPVSLILGTVGAAVFIIILLRRRKTGGVR